Proteins encoded in a region of the Patescibacteria group bacterium genome:
- a CDS encoding glycerophosphoryl diester phosphodiesterase membrane domain-containing protein: protein MQQLMPISDLMKKGWDFYTDNFQKFITPVIIMIIPYLVYYLALYFGNPSILILVLLLTVIMLAVNLWIAIVIIQLINAILKKQAYDLNKIFESSLKKIPSYLLVAILTGLILIGGFVLLIIPGIIFAVWYAFSAYTNILENKKGWEALKSSKELVQGRWGSTFWRLILPALAVYFVVMLVVIILMYLLTGGHIDSNSYSQSIMMNIVSSIIFIFLAPLFASFSLILYNNLKETKETPTPTQPTV from the coding sequence ATGCAACAATTAATGCCAATCTCAGATTTAATGAAAAAAGGCTGGGATTTTTACACTGACAATTTCCAAAAATTCATCACCCCAGTCATTATCATGATCATTCCATATCTGGTTTACTATTTGGCCTTATATTTTGGCAATCCTTCTATTTTAATTCTGGTTTTGCTACTGACTGTCATAATGCTGGCCGTTAATCTTTGGATTGCAATTGTAATAATCCAATTGATAAATGCAATTTTAAAAAAGCAGGCCTATGATTTAAATAAAATCTTTGAATCTTCGCTAAAAAAAATCCCCTCTTACCTTTTAGTTGCCATCCTGACAGGCTTAATATTAATTGGCGGCTTTGTTTTATTAATTATTCCAGGCATTATTTTCGCAGTCTGGTATGCCTTTTCTGCTTATACTAATATTTTAGAAAATAAAAAAGGCTGGGAAGCATTAAAATCCAGCAAAGAATTAGTCCAAGGACGCTGGGGTTCAACTTTCTGGCGTTTAATCCTCCCTGCTTTAGCCGTTTATTTTGTTGTCATGCTAGTCGTAATTATACTTATGTATTTATTAACCGGCGGACATATTGATTCTAATTCCTACAGCCAAAGCATAATGATGAATATTGTTTCCTCAATTATTTTTATTTTCCTGGCTCCTTTATTTGCATCCTTTAGCCTTATCTTATATAACAATTTAAAAGAAACCAAAGAAACTCCAACCCCAACTCAACCTACTGTTTAA
- the gatB gene encoding Asp-tRNA(Asn)/Glu-tRNA(Gln) amidotransferase subunit GatB, with translation MELEPVIGLEIHVQLKTKSKMFCTCDNGGENLPANSCVCPVCLGHPGTLPVANKQAIEWTALAGLALNCTIAEYSKFDRKHYFYPDLPKAYQISQFDQPICQNGYLYILNPEDKDGEKIRINRIHLEEDAAKLLHPAKKNYSLIDYNRGGTPLMEIVSEPDIKTPLQAKLFLQELRQIMRYLDISEADMEKGHLRCDANISMKPIGEEKLYPKTEIKNLNSFKNVEKALEYEIQRQTKLWLEGNAPKDLTTRGWNDAKGITEEQRTKEEAHDYRYFPEPDIPPIHFLISPEIVCDQKEIAIDLECLKTKLPELPDPKRKRFMAEFDLNYDEVKILTEDKATANYTEEVISELREWVESLEEPNKLKNVWEDYKPQLTKLTSNLIINNLIPYLAEANLNIEKIKMTPENMAELITWLFSKKITTNTALQILPKMIKTGADPSHLIKEGNLAQISDEGELETIAKEIIAKNPKPVEDYKKGKERALGALIGQVMAKTHGKANPEKIAEIMKNLLKP, from the coding sequence ATGGAACTTGAACCAGTTATTGGCTTGGAAATCCATGTCCAATTAAAAACCAAATCAAAAATGTTTTGCACTTGTGATAATGGCGGTGAAAATTTACCTGCCAATTCTTGTGTTTGTCCGGTTTGTTTGGGTCATCCAGGCACTTTGCCTGTGGCAAATAAACAGGCCATTGAATGGACAGCTTTAGCTGGCTTGGCTTTGAATTGCACAATTGCTGAATATTCTAAATTTGACCGCAAACATTATTTTTATCCGGATTTACCCAAGGCTTACCAAATATCCCAATTTGACCAGCCCATTTGTCAAAATGGCTACTTATATATTTTAAATCCTGAAGATAAGGATGGAGAAAAAATCAGGATTAACCGCATTCATTTAGAAGAAGATGCTGCTAAATTACTTCATCCAGCCAAAAAGAATTACAGTTTGATTGATTACAACCGCGGAGGAACGCCTTTGATGGAAATTGTGAGTGAACCAGACATAAAAACTCCTCTCCAAGCTAAATTATTTTTACAAGAATTGCGCCAAATCATGCGTTATCTGGATATTTCCGAAGCTGACATGGAAAAAGGCCATTTACGCTGTGATGCAAATATCTCCATGAAGCCCATTGGCGAAGAAAAATTGTATCCCAAAACTGAAATTAAAAATCTTAATTCCTTTAAAAACGTGGAAAAAGCTTTAGAATATGAAATCCAAAGGCAGACAAAACTTTGGCTAGAAGGCAATGCGCCCAAAGATCTGACCACCCGCGGCTGGAATGATGCCAAGGGCATAACTGAAGAACAAAGGACCAAAGAAGAAGCTCATGATTACCGCTATTTTCCCGAGCCGGACATTCCCCCAATTCATTTTTTGATCAGCCCAGAAATTGTTTGCGACCAAAAAGAAATTGCCATTGACCTTGAATGTTTAAAAACAAAGCTGCCGGAATTGCCAGACCCTAAACGTAAAAGATTTATGGCAGAATTTGATTTGAATTATGATGAAGTTAAAATTTTAACTGAAGACAAAGCCACTGCCAATTATACGGAAGAGGTGATTTCTGAATTAAGGGAATGGGTTGAAAGCCTGGAAGAGCCTAATAAACTTAAAAATGTCTGGGAAGATTATAAACCGCAATTAACAAAACTAACCAGCAATTTAATTATAAATAATTTAATCCCCTATTTGGCTGAAGCTAATTTGAATATTGAAAAAATTAAAATGACCCCGGAAAATATGGCTGAATTAATTACCTGGTTATTTAGTAAAAAAATTACCACTAATACTGCCCTGCAAATATTACCCAAAATGATAAAAACCGGCGCTGACCCTTCCCACTTGATAAAGGAAGGCAATTTAGCCCAAATTTCAGATGAAGGCGAATTAGAAACAATTGCCAAAGAAATAATCGCTAAAAACCCCAAACCAGTAGAAGACTATAAAAAGGGCAAGGAAAGGGCTTTAGGCGCCCTTATAGGCCAGGTTATGGCCAAAACGCATGGCAAGGCTAATCCAGAGAAAATAGCTGAAATAATGAAGAATCTGCTCAAGCCTTGA
- a CDS encoding thymidylate kinase, translating to MSKGFFIVIDGTDGSGKATQTKLLVEKIEQSGHQVKMIDFPQYGQKSAGLVEEYLNGNFGSANDVGPYRASIFYACDRYASSSQIKKWLDEGNIVISNRYVSSNMGHQAGKISDLQERDKFLEWLFELEYNLFGIPKPDLNILLYLPPEIGQELVGQKGQRDYIGDKKRDIHEADLEHLKNAAEAYRYVADKYNWITIDCAPENQLLTIDEISTLLWQTISHLI from the coding sequence ATGTCAAAAGGATTTTTTATAGTGATTGACGGCACTGATGGCTCTGGCAAGGCAACCCAGACAAAATTGTTAGTGGAAAAAATAGAACAATCAGGCCATCAAGTCAAAATGATTGATTTTCCCCAATATGGCCAAAAAAGCGCTGGCTTGGTTGAAGAATATTTGAATGGAAATTTTGGCTCAGCTAATGATGTCGGCCCTTACCGAGCGTCTATTTTTTATGCCTGCGATCGCTATGCTTCTTCTTCTCAAATAAAAAAATGGCTGGATGAAGGCAATATTGTGATCAGTAATCGTTATGTTTCATCCAATATGGGCCACCAGGCTGGCAAAATTTCAGATCTGCAAGAAAGGGATAAATTTTTAGAATGGCTATTTGAATTGGAATATAATTTATTTGGCATTCCAAAACCTGACTTGAATATTCTTTTATATTTGCCACCGGAAATTGGGCAAGAACTAGTTGGCCAAAAAGGCCAGCGCGATTACATAGGTGATAAAAAAAGAGACATCCATGAAGCTGATTTGGAACATTTGAAAAATGCAGCCGAGGCTTATCGTTATGTGGCTGATAAATATAATTGGATAACAATTGACTGCGCTCCAGAAAATCAACTTTTGACTATTGATGAAATTAGTACCCTGCTTTGGCAGACAATTAGTCATTTAATTTAA
- a CDS encoding dUTP diphosphatase: MRIKIKRLDPSLPLPIHKTPGAVAVDLCSRLDVEIKPKEITYIPMNVAIKIPDGYFILLAPRSSTHKLGIQGINGVGIMDRDYCGNDDEYHFAVRNFTDSLVRINKGTRLCQLVLIKCENFDFDEVESMDEPSRGGFGTTGLCMP, from the coding sequence ATGAGAATAAAAATTAAAAGATTAGACCCATCCCTTCCACTGCCAATTCATAAAACTCCCGGAGCCGTTGCCGTTGATCTCTGTTCCCGCCTTGATGTTGAAATTAAACCAAAAGAGATTACCTATATCCCTATGAATGTAGCCATAAAAATTCCTGATGGTTATTTTATTTTGCTAGCTCCAAGATCATCAACTCATAAATTAGGGATCCAGGGTATTAATGGCGTTGGGATTATGGATCGTGATTACTGTGGTAATGATGATGAATATCACTTTGCTGTAAGAAACTTTACTGACTCTTTAGTCCGCATCAACAAAGGTACACGCCTTTGCCAATTAGTCCTCATCAAATGTGAAAACTTTGATTTTGATGAAGTTGAATCAATGGATGAACCTTCGCGCGGAGGATTTGGTACCACAGGCCTATGCATGCCGTAG
- a CDS encoding thymidylate synthase: protein MTWPKYYNNQILIPSTEGYFGIITGWSKKEHINDLISPDNKAKIGAIGQLYSKEGINYIIRNIFLNPKISKLIVTGKDLSGSLKFFENFLAAGQGQEVLHKEIPAEKTQQFIDWFKNNTHFIPEEKINDFLSEQPQNSPAWLPEIIDFPDQAQREKIDFPSEEICFRLEDKKIADLWLKILDRVLKFGVNKMCQYSEMQRELINVSTIISDEDPDNPYLTDYLYFNKQDLENYYPQLMTDRIFEGVEYTYGSRLRNFNGINQIEALINDLKANSYSRRAIAFTWDVMKDTGNPKSPCINLVNALIQGDKLYLTTYMRSNDMYRAWPQNCFALRKVQKEIADALGVKMGKLCFISNSAHIYERDFLAAAETVAKHKPPTECVQDPRGSFEIQLENDKIIVSHYSPTGQFIQKFSGATATEINNQIFTFISEILHALDLGRELMKAELALKNNLTYQQDRELKI from the coding sequence GGCGCCATTGGCCAGCTTTACAGCAAAGAAGGCATTAATTATATTATCCGCAATATTTTTTTAAATCCAAAAATCTCCAAATTAATTGTGACAGGCAAAGACCTTTCCGGCAGTCTCAAATTTTTTGAAAATTTTCTAGCTGCAGGGCAAGGACAGGAAGTTTTACACAAAGAAATACCAGCGGAAAAAACCCAACAATTTATTGACTGGTTTAAAAATAACACCCATTTTATTCCAGAGGAAAAAATTAATGATTTCCTTAGCGAGCAGCCCCAAAATAGCCCAGCCTGGCTGCCTGAAATAATTGACTTTCCTGATCAAGCCCAAAGGGAAAAGATTGATTTCCCTTCTGAAGAAATATGCTTCCGCTTGGAAGACAAAAAGATTGCTGACTTGTGGTTAAAAATCTTGGATCGCGTTTTAAAATTTGGGGTTAATAAAATGTGCCAGTATTCTGAAATGCAGCGTGAATTAATCAATGTCTCAACCATAATCAGTGATGAAGACCCTGACAATCCTTACCTGACAGATTATCTTTATTTTAACAAACAAGATCTGGAAAATTACTATCCGCAATTAATGACTGACCGCATTTTTGAAGGCGTGGAATACACTTATGGCAGCCGTTTAAGAAATTTTAACGGCATTAACCAGATTGAAGCCCTGATCAATGATTTAAAAGCTAATAGCTATAGCCGCCGCGCCATTGCCTTTACCTGGGATGTGATGAAAGACACTGGAAACCCAAAAAGTCCTTGCATCAATTTAGTTAATGCCTTAATTCAGGGCGATAAACTTTATTTAACCACCTATATGCGTTCTAATGATATGTATAGAGCCTGGCCGCAAAACTGTTTTGCTTTGCGCAAAGTCCAAAAAGAAATTGCTGACGCATTAGGCGTTAAAATGGGCAAACTTTGTTTTATTTCCAATTCGGCGCATATTTACGAAAGAGATTTTTTAGCAGCCGCTGAAACAGTGGCCAAACATAAACCACCCACTGAATGCGTCCAAGACCCAAGAGGCAGTTTTGAAATTCAACTTGAAAACGATAAAATAATCGTCAGCCACTATTCTCCCACCGGCCAATTTATCCAAAAATTTTCAGGCGCAACTGCCACAGAAATTAATAACCAAATTTTTACTTTTATCAGCGAGATCTTGCATGCTTTGGATTTGGGCAGAGAATTAATGAAAGCTGAATTAGCCTTAAAAAATAATCTGACCTATCAGCAGGATCGCGAATTAAAAATATAA